The sequence below is a genomic window from Sardina pilchardus chromosome 9, fSarPil1.1, whole genome shotgun sequence.
ATCCCGAAGTAATTGTGAGTCTTCGTTGTGGCTTCTTGTGTAGGATACATTTGGTCGGGCAAAGACCTGGGTTAGTGAACTGCAGAGGCAGGCGAGCCCAAACATTGTGATTGCCCTGGCTGGAAATAAAGCCGACCTATCTGCCAACCGGACCGTGGAGTACGAGGTACCGTGTGCTCTTTGCAGAAAGATGGACTccttttgtttatttctttacttCACAATGAGTAGTCTTTTAGTCTACCATGCTAGATGCGTAACATGTAGTAAGTCTTTTGCTTTTTGCCAAATTAGACTTTGCAGGAGATACACATGTCTTTGCTATTTTGGTGTTGGGTATATTGTATATTTCTGTGGTCAGAAGACGTTGTATCCCTGCATATCCTTATCATTGTTAAGACTTTTATTATAAGATAAAGGCTCAGGCTATTACTTGGTCATTACTTGGTCAGAAGAATTGTCTGGAAAGTGTCGGTCGATATCTAAATAAAGAGTATGAACGAAAAGTCCCTTGCACaagccttcctctctctgcactaCAGTCATAATGTCCATGAGTCATTGCAGCTGTGTTACTTCCTGTGACAGGAGGCGCAGGCCTATGCAGATGATAATAGCCTGCTGTTCATGGAGACCTCTGCCAAAACTGCAATGAACGTCAATGACCTCTTCATGGCCATAGGTAAGTGATGTTCCCTCGAAGCCTCTCTGCAACAGGGCTGTGACCCCTCCCTGTGCATGCACTGACTCTAAGCAGACACTAGGGGACAGTGTCAGAGAGTGAACTCGTATCGCATTGTGAGAGTGGTGGACTTTTCAAGGCAATCCCCTGTTTGACAATGAAAAATGTTACTTGGAAAAATACACTTAGTTACTTACTATGTGAATTGCTGCTCTGTTTACTTTTGAATGAGCAACTCTATGTCACGAGCCGCGAAATGCTATTGTTTGTACTGTCACTGGAATAGTACGATCTCAGAATAGCTTGcggtgtttgttttctttatctgACTAATGAATAGATGGAAAGCTAGGCGTCCAGTAAAGAACATGGCAGTGTACTTCCTCTTCCAGAATTTATGCTGTGATATTTCCTTAGTCTACATCTACACACTAATAATAGAAGAAAGCAGAGAATAGATGCCATAGATATAGAGACCATTGTCCGTCCGGTTCTATTGGATGAAATCATATCTATGGTAGATACCATAACTACCACTATACCACCATAAATATCATGTTGGGCTGTTTCTATTACAGCCCTAGAGGATATGAGAATATTGTTGCTTTGTAGTCTGTCTCTTTAATGTATGTATAACAATATACAACAGTGTTAAAACGTTCTCGTTTCTCTTGGTGCATATTATTTACATCTTAACTGACTTAATGAATGTTTTATGAATTAAATCAGTAATAAAGATAATCCAAGCAGGTAATTTAAGCAACCACAGTAATGACATTTTTCATGTCACAATGTGAAATATTAATAAAAATGTAAGGAAGACAATTAGTGTCTTTGAGTATCCAGAAAAGCACTATATCGAATATATTACTattagtgttattattattattactgttgtTGACGTTGTTGTGGTTATTATACATTCACTACGGTTTTCCTTTTTCAGCTAAGAAGCTGCCAAAGAGTGAACCTCCGGCAGGGCCAGGAGCTGCTGGGACGGGCCGTGCAGGCCGAGGAGTGGACCTCAACCAGCCCACTCAGACCAGCAGGACTCAGTGCTGTGGGAACTAAAGAGGATggggaaagggaggagagagagagagaggaaacaggtAGGGCGGGAAGACGGGAAATGAGCACAGAATGTGACGGCTCAATGTTAAAGGAAGAATAGTGAAGGATAAATGATGGGGTGACGAGAGGAggactggggggaggggggggggtagatgtAGAAAATGAGACGAAAGCaaattacatttacactcttaAGAGAACGAAGTTCCTATTCTTCACCTAAACACTGCTTAATAAGGGAAAAAAACTTATCATGGAGGTTTCGAGTTTGGTTCATTAATAAGTCCCACCAGGATCTTGCGTGGGGTTTGTTGTGATTGTTGAGGCCAAAAGTTACTGAATTTGCTGCGGGATTGCTGTTAAAATTGTGATGATTTTGAGTCAAGCAAAAATCAATTGCAAATGTCGGGGACGTTTGCAATACTGTGTGTTCTCGCAGATAGATTGCGGATTGCATCCTACAGCGGTGGGATGTGAGAAATCCTTGATTTTGCATAAATTTGCACAATCCTGAAGGGGCTGTTTAATTCATATCCATTCTCTTAAATATACCAAATTGTAAGCACAGGCATTCTGATGGATAATAGGATATAATGCCTCATTTCCACAGATGCAGAACACATAGTACTTCTGATAAAATGGAGAGATAAGCAGCATGACACCAATTCTACACACatgtaaaaagaaaacatggcaATCTGACTTGTAACTACATCATGCCAATTGCTTTAGTTCAAATCCAATTGGATCACTGTCCCTGTATTTTCTACCTAAAATTATTATACCTTAATATGAGTCTTATGTATTTTTACACCATATGGTAATCATCTGGCTATTTCCTTCTCTTGGTCCTGGAGTAGTTTTTGACTGTCTCATCTAACACAGAACTCCATAGTTACAGTTGACATGCATCCAAGAGGGATTCTGATTGGGGTTATTAGGAAAAATCTTACTCTGGATTTACACTCCCTGGCAACGTCTCCAACGTATTGCCTGTGCCGCTCTAATTTAGCCAGATTGACAGTAAGTTAAGCAATCACTTTATTAGGTATGTGAGCTGTTGAGTAAGCAGGAATCAAATGGTCCGTATAagggaaaagaaggagaaaggaaTGGGGGTaactgaagcacacacagacacataagtaTCCTTAAAAGGCCATTTTCCCCCACAAAACATATGGAGGTTCCCTCGGGTTGAACCGAAGCCAAAGACCGTCAGTGCCAGCTTCTGTTTGTCAGATAAGCTTCCGCTCCACAGGGCGAAGAGGTCGTGCCAAGAGAACATGCCATAGCAGAGGACGCCAAGGGAGTCAAAGGGGCACAAGCACCATAAAGGGATTAGTAGTAGCACTTCACTGAACAAACCCCAGTCACAAAATCTCCATGATCCCTCTGTCATTAACCTGCGTTGTCGGTGGGCATCGAGACTGCCCTCCTGCAGAGTTGAGGTTCAGTCCTATTATGTTACACCTGATTCAATTAACCAAGTCCTTTATCCGGTTATGTAGGATTTAGTTTGCAACTAAATACTGTGGAAGAGTAGATTGTCAGGAGGAGTAGGTAGTACCAGTGCATCAGACATTGCTGTTTGATGATACAACCATGAGTCTTTTAGGTGATTGCTAGTTGGCCAGCTTGCTGCCAGTCCTTCATATAAGCCAGTGGATTGTGACAGTGTTAAGCAAGTTAACAAGACTATGAATGGTCAACAGCAACAAACTATCAGGTGTTTTGTTTCTGGTACCACACATTTATACTCACTCTGTAGCAAGATTTCAGAAGCTTGGTGTTAAGCCTATCAATGCATGTTTGCACAGAAATTATGATTTCATTATGTCTTAATTAAATGATTGGCTACATTGCATCACTATTCCTGCCATTTTTAGATGGATGCATTTTATTGTTGCCTTATTTTTATCTATTTCCTACTACCTTTGGAACAGTACATTCATTTATGCATATCACTGCATATTCACCATTGTTCTTGTTCATTTAAGCCTTTCATTATTAAAGCCATTGTATTGGCAGTTGTAATGCATCTGTACAGATATGATCATATGTCTAGAAATAATGAACTAGCTCGTTTTGTTTTGATTCAATATGAAATATATACCTTTCTTGTTGGAAATCAATGAATCTCTCACGATTCAAAGGATTACCTTCACTCACTGCAAGGATATGGACAATCAAGTTAGTTAATATGCTTGCAAGGTTCCTatgtatttaaatgtaattAAGTACAGAGTTATTTTAAACAAATCATACAGTCTTTATGTTTATAAATAAATTGCCTTTCTTATTacctctgtgtgtacatgtttaatGTTTTATACATTCGGTAGTTAAGGATAGATGACTAAAACATAGCAAGCAATGCTTGTTATGCCAACAGGTGTTACACCCACACTGCTTTGTGCACTAAACAAATTCGGCACGTCATTTCGAAAGATAAGTGGATGCACAAATACATGCAAATATGGTTATGCTGTAAGGCATTTGGAAGTTACCTGGATTCTTGTGAGGTGATAATAAGATGAAGGTGAGATATCATGTTAGTACTTCTACCTACTACCTCGTTAACCAAGAATAACCTAGGGTGTTAAGGCACAGTTTTTTCACAACATAAGACCACATAGGAGAACCATTTTGACTGTAGATGTATTATTTTAATGATTTGCACACCCACATGCCCACACAGTAAATCCATTGGAAGTGTACAAAATACATCTCAAAATACACATCCTGTGGGTGAAAATAGGTGTCCATGTTCTTGCCACTAAGCTCACTAAAACCATGCAGCATAAGGACCCATACAGCATCATAAGTTGTGCAACAAATCCTATCAGCAAGTGCAAAACCACATCAGTGTAACAGCGTAAAGCTTATTTAGCCCCTCACCAGACTTTCTTAAATTATACTGAAGAAACTAAACGCACAGTTAAACTAAAAAcgtgcatttttttgttttgttttttactaaAAAGATTCAAGGTGCTTTGAGTCAAGTTGCCATAAAGGGACATGTCTGACTGATTCTACACAGCTAACAAACAAATGAGATGCTTAAAAACTGACGTATTTaccaaataattaaaaaaaatcaggaCGTGGAACATGGAGGTGCTTGCATTACTGTACCACATgagtctatgtttacatttcttAGCTCAAATTAAACTAGACCTACAAAACTTTTAAAGACACTAGACTGTAGGTAAGACACAGAGTTATCTGTAAGACACcgtaaaaaaagaacaaataacaaagacattttaaaaTTCATGTTAAATCAAAGCACTGGGAGGCCTTTCCAATaaaacaattaaaagtttgTCTAAAACAGCGAATTACACTGATACCGAAGATGGCAATAACAAAAAATGGTGATATGTAACAGAAACTACTTCATTCTAGGTTAATAAAGAGACACTGTCCTGCAATGTCtatatttaaacaaacaaaacaaggcctCTCCCAGAAGGTACAGCACTGTACAGCAGCACCCAAAGCAAACAACAGTTCAAGAACACCACTGATTAGCCTATCGTGCAGTCATGACTCATCGtgtttcaaacaaaacaaagaaattggAATGTACTTTTTACTGATTTGTCATAGCCAAGTCAGAAAATACAAATTTTCCCACTGTATTAAGgttgtgtcatgtttttgtTAATATATATTCCTCATTTtgaaagttattttttttgtttctgaaaTGCATTAAGATTTTGTTGAAAGGCACTGTTTCCATTTCGAGGTCCCTAATAAGAGTATCAAAGAAGCCAAAGGTACTGTAGCTTTTTGAGGGGTTATGTATTCCCTTTCTTTAGAATCAGCAAATACCTGTTATAAAAGTACAAATATAACAAATAAAATCTAACACATCTATGTGATGATATTTAAGTCATGTCACTCTCATGCCCTCCATGTAACCCTGATGCTAAAAATAGTATTGTATTACTATTATCATAATACTATTATTACTATAGTGTACACTGTCATTGCCATTATCTGTATGGACATAAACAGCAGGCTTTTTCCATGATTAAAAGATTACAAGTGTAGACCTTGAACGAATGTCGTGAGTCGTGACCAGTGTCGTCATATTTAAAAGGCTGACCACTGCCAAACAAATCTTTGTCGTCCTTGTGATATCTGATGGTCTGTGAGGTGACTGATTATATCCGAAACCCTGGAGCGCCATCACAACAAGATTGTGTGGGAGAGGAGCAGCATGTAAACCGCGTCTCAGTGTTGATGCCAAAAGAAGGATGGAGCCAAAGTACAGCCAGTGCTCAGCTTGCAAAATTCCATTTGGTCTCATGACGCCCAGAAGAGCGCACAGTGTTGACAAAGACCTTTCTGAggccgacgggaggggaagttCGAAACAGCCCAAGGTTAACTGTTAATTATTGAGGGCGATCCACTGGTGGCCTGTGGTTGGAGCAGCCACTGCAGATTCTCAGCACTTCTTTCACAACAGGCAAAGTAGAAAGTAGCAAGAGGGAAAAAACTGATCTGTGTGGTATTGTGCAAGAGCAGACCATTTCATATGTTTCAGAACTTCTTTTACGCAGCACTGGTGTTTAGCGTAAATAGCTGGTGCCCATGGGCCTGAGTAATATCATTATAAGACTTATATAATGCTTGATAAAAAAGCATTTCTCAGGTCAGTAGACAGTAACGCATCGAGATGAGGTGATCGCAAAAGTCCTGAATTTAAGACAAAACACAAGAGTCGTTTGGTTTGGGGCTACCCGGTTCCCCCGTGTTGGTCGCCGCTTCCCCATCTTCATCTGCCAGCTCGTCCTCCAGGAAACCCCCGTCTGGAGTTCCGTCTGGCGTGGAGGCCCCCGCAAGGGCTTCTTGCTCCAGAAGGTCCGACTGGGCGTCCTCATAGCCACTGCTCTCATCGTTGTCGTCTGGGTCTTCTCCAGTGGATTTGTCGCCACTGGGGCCTCGAAATACTCCCTCTTGCACTGGCTGTTCAGACAGGTCCAGCGATGGCGTGTGACCGAAGTTCTTCACCATCCTAGTGAGCTTAGCCAAGGGGCCGTCGCTGGTTTCATCCTGTGCGCTCTTCTCCTGAGCAGGATCTTGGTCCACCGATGTCCCCATAGGGGCATTCTGGATCCAGGCAGGACCAGTGCGGTCATCTTGAGCCTGGTCCCCTTTTCCTTTCTTGAAGAAGGACAGCAGCCCTCCACTTGAGCCGTCTGCTTGACCGTCTGTAGTGCCTGGAGTGACCGGTGTACTGTCCAAGCGCACCACAGTGAAAGGCGCCTCTTGTGTCGTACCCTCTGGCTGAGTCTTGTTCTGAGGCGGCGgcgttgttgtttgtgtgtctctgctgtCCTCAGCTGCAGTCTCCTGCGTGTCGTCCCTAATGAGAGTGTAGACCGGGACCGCTGGGATGCTGTTTCTCTCCTGTGGGGCAAATGAAGAACAACAACAGAGGACACGTCAACCGACTATCAATGGATGCGTCATCCAGTGCTCCTGCCACACAGCCacgaacaaacaaaaccaaccCAATATGTAAACCAGCAAGTTGTGTGAGCTCGCTGGTTATTGAGTTGTTGTAAGACCACACCAGGAGTAGGTGCAGTCACCATTCTAAATACAGGTGCAAGACCTGACCTGCCTTGACATAGCATCCATTGCAGGAGTTGTGTCCAACCCCACCTTTCAGTGGGTACAAGTGAGAGCAGGAGCAGTAGCAGTATGGGATGCACTGTCGGTCTCGACAAGAAATAATGATAGGTAGATGGTCAGTTAGATGAAGTGAAACATTTCACTTTTTCCAGATCACTGACTCACTTCCTGTGTAGCAACATTTTGGCAAAATGATCTGGGAAATTTTTTAGGAACCATTAAAAACCTGTTTATCAGCATTTTGCATCAAACCCTTGTAATCATGTACGCCACAAAATTGGTAATGACTGTCATATGTTTAAGAGGAAGTGTTCAATGAAGAACAGATCAAGATAGCAGAACTGACTAAACTACACTGACTAAACCCACTGCaagggaaaaagaaaaggaaactgCTTTAAAAATAATAAACGTTTCCTATATATGGTAAGTGCAATAAATAATACAAGTCCACTAAATAATGCAAGTTCAGCTTTGGCCTAGTGTTGTTGATAGAGATGGATAGGTACCATTTCCAAATGCCCTTTAAACCATTCATCAGAGCACCATATTCCAAATAAGGGCTGCAACAAACAATTACTTTCATAGTCGATAAATCTGTCAACTAGTCAataaaatgtcaataaaatgatTAGCATTTTCCAAAGTCCATGATTATGTCCTCAAATGATGCCTTGTTTTGTCCACAGGCCAAATATATTTAGTTTCCTGAGGAGTAAGTAAAACGTATTTATAACCGATTTAGCCATAACCAAGCGGTTATCTTGAGTTCTGTGAAATTGTCCTGTTTTTCCCAGCATATGGTCTTAAAACATTAGTCATTGTGTGTTGTCAAGTCAACCCACTGCCATCCATGAATAAACCAACTTATCTTGTAACCCAAACACCAACCCACAAGAGCAGTTAATCAACACTATCTTCTTGCACAATCATTTACCTTCCCATTTTCATACTGACACAGGCCAACATAGTTCCTCTATAGCTGATGCCCTATCTCGGTCCAGTCCTCCACCACTTTTGCACTCACTGGCTTTCTGACACTGAAATTTGTACATTTACACAAAGTACTGAAGTGTAGACAAACCCTTTCCTTTCCTCGGAAAACTACTGCAGTGCAGTTTTCAGAGGGAATGAAACAGTATGTCCTAACACTCATTTGTACATTAACATAGTTAAAAGAGTGGGATAACTATAGTCCAGTTCTCTGTTCAAATGTTTTAGACAGCCAGATGTTCAGTTCAGCAGCACTGGGCATGTTACAACACCCCAGGGCATAGATTTGGATAGGATATCAAGCAGCTTTTGTTACAACTCGTGTTTCCTGATTTGGCCCTGACATCGCAAGTCATCTCAAAGTCTTTGCAGAAGTGGGCAGCAGGCAAGCCAATCAGACATCTTattaaagcaaaacaaaccaaacataTTGACAGAGGCCTCTGGCAGGTAAACACACATTTGATGACATTTGGTTCAAAAATAGCAGACCTGTGTGAGCTCACTACCAACAAGTGAGCTTTCTGGTTTGCTCTGCAGTCTATCATAACAAACAGATAAAAAATCTACCGAGCTGGAATTTAGCTCCCTTCAGACAAATCTTAATTTCTATCGATATTTTGAAAGTATCTGCCACTTAAACACAGATCCACAGGCAATGGCCTTGGTGCATGCTTAAAAAATGTTTCATATTGACATCTTACTGAGCAAATCTTATATATATGAACATATTTAAACCCAGCAGaccatttaaaaacaaactgACCAGGGAGACTATCTCCAAATATGGCTTTGTGTGAAACTGGGAACATATACAAAGTGTGAAAGTATGCAGGACTCAGCCCTGACTCAAGTACTGTAACTACTGAAACTAAGACCTCCCATGTgtagtgtgaaaaaaaaactgggtattGGTTTTAGAGCACCTTTATTTTTAGCaaaacacaactcactgctgTTCTATTTCCTTAGCACAGTCCTACCACATCACTTCTACCTTGCAGCACATTCAACATCCTCACACGCCATTTTAACTGGCAAAAGAACAAAGAACTCCACCTatacataaaatatgagctGATATGGGGCTGGCTCTTTTTGTAAAACTGTGCCTGTTTTCAGCTTTTCTGAAAACCCAGCAGAAATTACCCAGCACCCTCCCTTCTCTTGTCCCCACACCCCACTGCTGCCGCCCCCAAAACACAGTGTTACGCAACCAGGCAGGCATGCAGAAGCAAGCCATTTAAAAACTTGACAGTTGCAACCAGGAAGCCAAACAGTGCCTCAACATCCTCATGATTATATAATTGCACCCCTCCCTTGCCTTAACTAttcccatgacacacacacgcacacacacacacacatcctacctCCTTCAGCCGCTCTACCTCCTGCATTAATGAGCTGACCATGTCCTCCAACTTTcgcctcccctccttctctcgctccagCTCCTGTGAATGAAGAGTGAAagcgagtgagtgagggtgttagagagagagagagagagagagagagagagagagagagaaagagagagagagcaaaagatagacagggagagagcaagagggacagagagaaagagtgagagaaaaaatatAAGAGAGGAAGCAATGGAGCATGCAGTAAGGAATGCGCATTGATATCAAGGTCACAGAAGATCCATTAGGGTGGCCTCTGTTCAAATCTATTAGAATCAAAGTAGAAAAGAGTTCACTGAAGCCATAATGACCCACTGCCACTGTATTCAGAGCACTTTAACAGTCACAAACAGTTAAGTGCCACACTGTAACTGATTAAAACTGCTTATGCAGTCATTAATCTGGAAATCTCCCTCATCTCATCATTAGCATGGCAGTGTTGCTGATACAATCACAAAAGTCTACTTAAGCTGAATTACAGACGCTGACAATAAGAATCACATTACACACTACGTCCATGTCAATTTCTCTAAGCTCTCAGTGGCTCTTAGCTACAGTGCAGGTGTCTGGTTACACATTTGCTAGAAGCTATATGGCACAACGCCCTGGAGAGGTCGAGGGTCACAGTGACATCATACCAGGCTGGTGTCGTGCGCTTCTCTCTGGGCCTCGGCGAGCATCTCCTCCGCCCCCTCTAGAGCGTCCTGAAGGCAGTCCACCTGGAACAGGAGAGTCTCCCGCTGAACCTCCAGATAGTGCAGTTCCTGCAGCACGCCATCATAATTCGCCTGGAGTTcgatctacagagagagagagagtgagagagagagaaaatgtaacACTGTGATTTTAACCACAAAGCTTATGACATAATATGGACAGCATGACATCAGTCATTGTTAACATGTTGTGATCTGAGTTCATGTTGTCATATTGGAGACATTCAGACCAGACTCTTTGGAAAGTCATACCATAATGGTGAatttattattttaatgtaCATAAGTGACACCAAAAACACCAGTACACTTACATAGTTCAAATATCTAATGTTGACATCTTAATGGAGATCTACAAAATGTTTCTACCACGTTAACAATCCAGCATGCTGCATTGAAAATAGGGCCTAAACGGAGTCTACCCCTTTCTCACGCAGTAAGAGAGGGGTAATAAAATATTGATAATGTCAGATAAGTAGCAATTACCATATCTGGGATCTCTGCAAGTGAATCCTCTTCACTCTGCCAAAAGCACAACATTAAGGATTTTAATAGATGATACAAACAGTACAACCATAGCACAGCATATCTCTCAGGTATTTTAATAGATGATACAAACAGTACAACCATAGCACAGCATATCTCTCAGGTATTTTAATAGATGATACACACAGTACAACCATAGCACAGCATATCTCTTATCTCAGATCTCTTGAACAGTATTTAGTTTCCAGACATGGCAGgaacgtgggtgtgtgtgtgtgtgtgtgtgtgtgtgtgtgtgtgtgtgtgtgtgtgtgtgtctgtctgttattcGCATATCTCTCGAACCAAAGGTCCGACTGATTTCAAACTTGTCAGATGTCTTGCTAAGGTTCAGGAGTAAGCGCAGTGCAGTGCCCAGTTTGATGTTGTCAGGATAGGTTATACAAAAGATATTGTTAACTGTATTAGTAAAATAAGCACATGTTGGCTTTCTCCGCTCTACTGTTGCtactcccctctctcacacaacacaggacgacagacagagagtgtcaGCAGAGTTTTGGCAGCACTGAATCCGGGCACTGCACGGGTCAAAATGCAAGAGGTTTTGGATTGTTATCATGTCTGGCATCAACGATAAAGACTACCTGTATGCAGTTTGCCTGCATAAAATGATTCCGCGGATTTTGTAACAACATGCCAACAAACATGGCATACCCATGTTTGTTGGCATGTTGTTACAAAAGGTGAATAGCCTGAAGTGAATTAAAGGGTAGAACCTTTGTCTACTTtcgttgcataggctaccttCTTCATCACATGCATCACTAGGAAGACATGAGTGTCCAGGAAAGCCTATAGGCAAAGAGAGCCAAAAGAGTGCAATTATGAGTTGTAAAGACTTGTTTTAGAAATGGGTAACTGACTAACCTGGctcacccttctctctccttttttcagTGATCCATATTTGCTGTCACTGCGGGTCAGTCGTTTGGTGGTCTCTTCAGCCTAGAAAATAAAATCTgacaggtaaaaaaaagaacccAATATGCtaacccaaatacacacactggcTTTAAACTCAAGTAGGCCAAGGTGAGGTTACCAACATGTGGAGTGTGGGTATGTTACCAGCATGAGGAGCGGATTGGAGTGATTTCACAACAGCAAAATGCAAAAAGAGGAATGAGCAAATGGGATATGAATTCTTACTATCACTGTGTGTCAGGTCTGCTTTACTTAGCAAATCCAACATGCTGTGAGAGGACACTAGCACACGGGACCATATTCGCGTAGTCTATGTTTGTCTCCTGGCGCAAATCATACTGTGAAGGCTACCTGTAAACTGTTTCCGGAGAGAACAAACACAAAATTCCGACCAAAAATGCCCGCAAACGAAACGTCGTAACGTTCAAAAGGAAAGGGAAGCAATGCCCTTCTGTCGTAAGACTTTGAAGGAAACAAAGCATCATAGCCTAGATATGCATCATACTTGATTACATCATTTTGCTACAGTGATATGTGAAATATTGCAACACTGTCGTCATGAGTGCGACAGACCGACGAACACAGGACTTCTCTTCACaaaactgtagcctactctagACTTAAAGTAATGAATTAATATGGCAATTGAATAGGCCTAGGGTACGTGGGTTGGTATGATTCATTGCTCAAAAAGCAGTTCATCTGTACAGCGAAAAATCACGACCCGATATCTAAACACAGCTCTGTCCACAGTAATCACCTTAACAGAGGATTATATCCCCCTCGGGAACAAGACAAGATCAATTAGGTGGTCTGTGTTACATTTTCAAGATGTtagttaggcctacataataTCACCGAATGGTCGGAGATCAAACCTTTGGTAGCCTAAAACAAAACGCCTCCCCGCCATAGCAGTGGAAGGATACAGGATTTCTTGTTTACGCTTACCTCCTTTATTATGTGTCGTAACGATTCATCCTCACTCATTCCTCGCGAAAGTGTTCTTTTACGCGGAGTCCCCATTCTTTCCAGACTCCCGCAGTGCATTGTTGATCAATTTCGAATGGTAGGATAGTTGAGGGAGGATACTCGACGCTGTGGCTACTGCGCTCTCTATGTGCTAATATCTTGCTTGGTGAGGGTGGATAGCTGAACTTCTGTATGAAGAGAAATGGTGGGTGGGGCGTGATGAGGGCTCTGCGTGGGTGGTTCCTACTCTCCGTGGTTAGAAACACCATCACCCGTTTGTTTAGGAGTTTGGATGTTGGCATTGGCAACGTGGCCATGGAATGAATTAAACAGAACATGACGAATTGCAGCAGAACAGTgtactattattattagtagtagtattttttttaattatgatcaataattgtattattattatttgccatgAATAGCTAAGAGAACCAAAAGGCTACACTTAGACGCATCAGCACTGACCTGTTCCATAATGCTTCTATCAAACTGCAATGTAATTTGACATTCAAGCAAACAAGAGCTGCACCATGCATGCAGTGCATCGGATagcattaggcctacatgttatAGGCATCGTCTGAGGCAACAAATCGCTATGGAGAGATTTTGACAGATTTCCTATAGGCTATGCTGTCCCCCTGCAATGGTCGATCTAAAAATACGCGCCAGGAAACAGACTGTCATATTCTGCTTTTATG
It includes:
- the LOC134092841 gene encoding ras-related protein Rab-5B-like gives rise to the protein MAARPVRPNGQSPASKVCQFKLVLLGESAVGKSSLVLRFVKGQFQEFQESTIGAAFLTQTVCLDDTTVKFEIWDTAGQERYHSLAPMYYRGAQAAIVVYDMTNTDTFGRAKTWVSELQRQASPNIVIALAGNKADLSANRTVEYEEAQAYADDNSLLFMETSAKTAMNVNDLFMAIAKKLPKSEPPAGPGAAGTGRAGRGVDLNQPTQTSRTQCCGN
- the si:ch1073-456m8.1 gene encoding uncharacterized protein si:ch1073-456m8.1 isoform X1, which encodes MHCGSLERMGTPRKRTLSRGMSEDESLRHIIKEAEETTKRLTRSDSKYGSLKKGERRVSQSEEDSLAEIPDMIELQANYDGVLQELHYLEVQRETLLFQVDCLQDALEGAEEMLAEAQREAHDTSLELEREKEGRRKLEDMVSSLMQEVERLKEERNSIPAVPVYTLIRDDTQETAAEDSRDTQTTTPPPQNKTQPEGTTQEAPFTVVRLDSTPVTPGTTDGQADGSSGGLLSFFKKGKGDQAQDDRTGPAWIQNAPMGTSVDQDPAQEKSAQDETSDGPLAKLTRMVKNFGHTPSLDLSEQPVQEGVFRGPSGDKSTGEDPDDNDESSGYEDAQSDLLEQEALAGASTPDGTPDGGFLEDELADEDGEAATNTGEPGSPKPNDSCVLS
- the si:ch1073-456m8.1 gene encoding leucine-rich repeat flightless-interacting protein 2 isoform X2, giving the protein MHCGSLERMGTPRKRTLSRGMSEDESLRHIIKEAEETTKRLTRSDSKYGSLKKGERRSEEDSLAEIPDMIELQANYDGVLQELHYLEVQRETLLFQVDCLQDALEGAEEMLAEAQREAHDTSLELEREKEGRRKLEDMVSSLMQEVERLKEERNSIPAVPVYTLIRDDTQETAAEDSRDTQTTTPPPQNKTQPEGTTQEAPFTVVRLDSTPVTPGTTDGQADGSSGGLLSFFKKGKGDQAQDDRTGPAWIQNAPMGTSVDQDPAQEKSAQDETSDGPLAKLTRMVKNFGHTPSLDLSEQPVQEGVFRGPSGDKSTGEDPDDNDESSGYEDAQSDLLEQEALAGASTPDGTPDGGFLEDELADEDGEAATNTGEPGSPKPNDSCVLS